One Vanrija pseudolonga chromosome 5, complete sequence genomic window, CGCCGAACCATTCGTAATGGGCGACGAGTCGTTGGCAGGGATGTAGGGGCCGCCCGGGATGGTCGGTGTGGACGAGGTGAGACTGGCGTTGTGCGCCTCAAGATTGCTGTGCGAGAATGCTGCAGAGCCGAGCGGAGACGGCCGCGCAAAGGTAGCAGTCCCAGACGTTGCGTTGCTAGCACCGGCACTGAGGCTATGCTGGCCAGCGTTCGCCGACGAGATACCCAGCAAGCCAATGTTGTGCAGCAAATCTGCAGGCGCAGACGCACGACGAATGTCAGGGTCAAAGCCATTAGGCGGCATGAACGACGGCCAGTCGAGCTCGCTACCGTTTTCGGTACCACCGTCCGTCACAGTCGTGTTGACACTGTTAACCGACGCAATCGATCCCAGACGGCCGCGCTGCAGTGCCATGAACagtgcctgctgctgcgagtcGCTCTTGTCCATGCTGACACCTTCGGTGCTGATGCTGAGCGATCCTGGGCCACCCGGGGTGGAGTGgccggacgacggcgcgccaccAAACGAGAAGGTCGGGTTAGGCAGTGGCGAGTTGGGAGAAAATGGAACACCGGGCAGGCCTGGGTTGAGCGTGTACgacaggccgaggtcgggtTCAGGCACCGACAAGAATCCAGACATGCTGCTGGCATATGTCGATGACGGCCCAGTGACGTATGTCGCTGGCACACTGCCACGCAGCGACGGGTCGAGTTCGCCGTCGTGGTCCCTGATGGGGCTGAGCTCGCGACCGGGTCCTCCGGATCGACCGGGCTGTCCATTGGCCGTCGGCAGAGCCTGCGTAGAGCCTGGCAATGGGTGCACATACGAAGCGTTGCGAGGCGGCGTGAAGGCATTGGAAGAGATGAGCtgggcaccaccaccgggcATGGACGCGCGTCGTAGCGTGTTGTTGCGCATGGCCGTGACCAGTAATCCTTGAGGCATACGGCCATTAGGCGACACCTTGGGACTTGGCAaagccgagcgagccgagccgtTCTCACCGCCCTCGAGTGGCGCAGTGAGGACCTGCGTAGGGTAGGGCTGGCTGTTTCGTCGTGCAGCCGCGGCAAGGCCCATGGGTGAGTTGCCCACCGAGACTGATCCACTGCCATACTGGCCCAGGGTGGCACGACGCCGTGCCCACGCTTCAATGGATGAAATGTCGCCACCTGCAAGCGAGACACGACGACCCATGTTCAGCTTGTCAGCTGCGGGGATATCGACATTGTCGTGTaccacgtcgtcgttgcctcCACTTGATGACGGCCGTGATGGCACCTGGGTCGTGACCAGAGGCGTCTGGATTGGTGTGCCAATGTGGTTGGGCTGCGTGGGGGCGACTACCGCTCCAGTTGGGTCAAGAGAGGCAGCAGCGTGGATGGCGTTGGCCTGCTGGGTGAGAATTGGCGGCGGGATCTGTCCGCTGGTTCCGCTGCCACTTGTTCCAGCGGCGTTTGCCAGGTCACCGCTACCGTCGGGTGCGTTGCCAGTCGGCGCTGTTGATGTTCCGTTGCGCTCAGCCTCCTTCTTTGCatcggctgctgcggcctCGCGTGCCTTTTCCTGATTCTTGATCTTTGCACGTCTGGAGGAATAGAGTTTAGCGGCGACACCTTGAAGCAAAAAAGTCACAGCAAGCTACTCACCGATTTTGGAACCAGACCTGCACATTGCGCTTGGTAATACCGAGCTCCGAGGCAAGCCACTCGCGCAATGCATTGTCGGGTCGGGGGTTGATGCTAAACCAATGCTCGAGAACGCGTAGTTGTTCTGGGGTTGTTCGTCGCCGATGCTTGACCTGAAATTTGAGGGTTAGCGGGTCCAGGGGCCATGCGGTGTGGTGGatgccgcgacgccgccgccgccaccacccgTCACCACGGCTGGCTCTACTCACCTCCAACGTCCCGTACAAGACGGCGCCTCCGTTCTCGTCGTAATCTTCCTCCCACTCGGCGCCACCGTGCCATCCCTGCTCCACACCAAACTGCGGCGCACCGAATCGGTAGTCCTGGACGTGCGTTGTTCCCATGTGGGCAAAGGCAGGGACACCGCCCTGGTGGGCCATTGGTGGGTAAAACTGAACCGGGACGGCGCCTTGGTAGCCCTGCATGGGCCGAGGTGCAAGCTGGTAGCCTTGGTGAGCAACGAGCTGGATCTGTTGTGATGGCATTGGCATGCCGGCagccgccatcgccgactgttgttgttgagcagcggcgagatgatgatgatgttgttgttgcagGTGCTGGGCCGACTGCATTGCCAagtgttgttgctgctgggcctgctgctgaagctgttgttgttgcagAGGCGTCACTTGTTGCACCTGGTGTTGAACGAgaggctgctgcggctgctgcatGATCATGCCTGGAGGGACCTGGCCGAGCGCGGGATTGTACTGGACAGCTTGTGGTCTTCCTTGGGGGGTAGCAATGTAGGCGTACTCGACGGCGCCATTGGCGCCCGAGTCCGGCCCATATGTCACGGCGCCAGACATGTTGTCGTCAGAGACGCGGCACTGGTGGTGGGTCAGTCAAGAACGTGGGACGGGGATTGCGCCGACGCATACCTTTGCCGAGTCGTTTCACAGCTCGGGACCACGGGGCACGCTGCAgcgagcgtgtcgagtgTGTCGAGGGGGGCAAAGTCGAGCCGGACAGGAGCTCTGTGCAGATGGGGTCAAGAGAAAAAATGGTGGTGTGGACCCggggcgtcgacgagggcgagtgtGGAGGAAGGAAGGGAGGGGCGAGAGGACCGCAGTCCGAGAGGTTGCCTTTATCTTTAGAGTGACACTGTGCGTGCTTGGACGAGGTCTCTTTCGTGTccgaggtgggtgttggTAGTTGTGAGTAGATCGATAAGACAAGGgtggggggagagggggaggggaaggaggaggagaccgACACGAGGAAGGACTTGCGATGAGGAGTGATCGCGAGTGGCCAAGCGTGTCCAAGGTGCGGCAAATCGACGGCTTTTGTCTGCTAGAACCGCGGGCGGGGGTTCGTTTGAGAAGGATGGTCGAGGGACGACTttggcgcgtcgtcgtcgtgatactgtgacgctcgcgctgggggtggggggggggggggcaaaGGGGTGTGGGGTGTGTGATGGGGggccgtgggtgggtgaCAAGAGTGGTTGATTGATTGGAAGCGTCAATCAAACTACTAAGGGGGGCCCAACTCGTGTCGATCCGTCACCGTGATGCGTTGCGCAGCGTGATGATGGGCAGCGAGTGAGCGTCGCAGaacgtccttgtcgtcgttgtcgcgtCGGGATCGGTATGTAGAACGGCCAGTCGTCTCTGCCCTTGTTGTACACAGCGCAGCTGAAACCAAGGTGTGCGCCGGGCACGCGGACGGGGAGCTCAAAGGCGTGAAcgcagtgggtgggtggggtcggtgggtgggtgggatcTGTCCGATTCGCGGCGCGACAACCCCACTTGGCCGCTGATGTTGTTTTCGTCTCCAGCAATGGGATCTGGACGCGGCCGTGGCGAACAAAGTCGTTGcaggagagggggaggggtcgGTCCGAGGTGATGAGGCAGAGGCAACGGTGACACCGAGACGGAGGGTGATACCGAAGTGTGGGATGATGACAAGAGTGGTCAAGATGTCGCGGGATgaggcgtcgaggcgtgGTGGTGAACCGGCCAGACAGTTGAGAGGGGCCAAGGCAAGAGACTGCAGCTACCGGGgggtagcggcggcggcggcacaggGAAGCAGAACCACCGAGAGGGTCGGATTGACCACCATGAGCAGTGGCACTATGCCAGTGCCGCGGGTTTATCCCAGACGCACAAcgaccgagcgagcgagagcgagagagGAGGCAGGCAGACAGGCAGCAGGGGAGCGAGCGAAGCGGCGAAGGGCGGCTCTGTTGGGTTGGACCTACTTGTTCTGTCGCATTAGGGGGGGCAAGTTGTAGTCGTGATACatgctgcagcagctgcaaGGCTTACGGCGGGCCGAAGGGAAGCaagcggaggcggcggcggcggcgttggctggcggcggcggtgaccacgcagagggaggaggagcagaggATCAATCCTGCTTGTCCAGGCTGCCAGCCAGGcttcagcagcagcaggcagcagagCAGGCAAGGAGAAAAAAGgggcagcacgcgcgcgcgcacagtGGCCAGGGTCTGGGCGCGGCCGTCTGACGCGGGTGGACCCAGGTGGGGCGGTTGCTGCAGACTCGTGGTGATGCTGTAAAACGGCAGCAACGattgcggcggcgcagcagcagagccGAGGGGGGGCCAAGCAAGAGGCGACACCCAGACGAGAACAAGCACCACAAGAGGCACGGGGATGAGCAGAGTCCTCTTCTTCCTGCCGGTCCCTGTCCTGCTGGCCTCCCTCCCTGACCCTTGGTCCTGGAACTTTTTTTTTTTTTCTCCCTTGCCTCCTGTGTCTATGCCTCTccctgggctgggctgcaCCCCCCTGGCCGAGCAtggccgcccccgccgccgttgtgCTGCGTAGTGCCTTTTTGCCTTGGCTCTGGCAACTTAGTTCCGACAGGGTCCATCCTCGTGGGTGTCTCAACGACATGTCTCTACCTACTTGCCGGGTGTAAACTCTCCGGCGGGGGGTTGCGCTAATCCAGACGAGCATGTAATAAACCCGACCTGCAAGGGGAGGTCGTTGTTAATAATGGGACAGCTTTCGCCGGGGCCTGGTGACAGACGCTGGGACCTAATGAcacacggcacggcacgatGCTCACGACGGTATGCAGACTACTACAAGACGAGCCATCAACATCCTTGGCTCCACTCGTAGTTGCGGGCCAAACATTCCTCAGATTCAACGGCGCGCATGGCCCATGGCCCATGGCCGCTGATGCCCACGCCTCCGACGAGCCcagccccggcgccgccgcctccgccaccgcgaACGTGCCTCGGCTTGCGGGTTGCGGGCGGCTGGAGCAGGCAGGTTACAAGACGAGTTATTTTCTCTCACGCAATGCAGAGGCAGGCAGAGGAAACGCCACAGaggcaccgacgccggccaGGTGGAGGGCAAGGCGGATGTcaaggtgcgcgcgcgcgcgcacgcacacgcGCAGCAAGGGCGGGCGGTTACCGAGGGAGATCAGGTAGAGATGTGCTGTGCTCCGCCTCTGACTCCGCACCAGGCCGCCGGCTTATGCTTTGACCCATTGTTGTATTTACTATTTACTGCATGGTTTTTGGTTGAGTTTGGCGGCGTCATGGGGTCCGTCAGAGGCTCAGAGGGGAGAGCAGGCCACGGCTGAATGGGTTGAACGCCAGGGGTGTGCGCGCGAGTGGCGCCCGAACAATGCTCCTTTCGGCGTGTTTTTTACTCTCCTTGCTCTCTGTTTCCTCGACTTGGCCCTGGGttgactcgctcgctcggctggcCGCCTAACCCGGTCTTACCGGGCAGCAGGGAAGCAGAGCAACATCACATCATCTTTGCATGGCCACGGCACCAGAACGGCAGTGTGTGGAACAAGCCGAAAAGTCTGGTAGGCCAGCGCCTTCCCGGTCATCCTGTGCCTCGCCCACAGGGCCTCGTGGCCCAAGTCCAAGGGTCAGACTCCCGCGGTTACCTACACATAACCCACGAATACAAATGACACCGGCCAGTACGTCAGCGTCAGTCAACAGTCCTCCTGCCTTGCCTCGGTGTGCTTTGCTTTGCGCGCAGTCATCTTCCAGGTCCATGTATTGGTGCGAGATCTCGTTGATCAAGCGAG contains:
- the HD-10 gene encoding Homeobox protein HD-10, with amino-acid sequence MSGAVTYGPDSGANGAVEYAYIATPQGRPQAVQYNPALGQVPPGMIMQQPQQPLVQHQVQQVTPLQQQQLQQQAQQQQHLAMQSAQHLQQQHHHHLAAAQQQQSAMAAAGMPMPSQQIQLVAHQGYQLAPRPMQGYQGAVPVQFYPPMAHQGGVPAFAHMGTTHVQDYRFGAPQFGVEQGWHGGAEWEEDYDENGGAVLYGTLEVKHRRRTTPEQLRVLEHWFSINPRPDNALREWLASELGITKRNVQVWFQNRRAKIKNQEKAREAAAADAKKEAERNGTSTAPTGNAPDGSGDLANAAGTSGSGTSGQIPPPILTQQANAIHAAASLDPTGAVVAPTQPNHIGTPIQTPLVTTQVPSRPSSSGGNDDVVHDNVDIPAADKLNMGRRVSLAGGDISSIEAWARRRATLGQYGSGSVSVGNSPMGLAAAARRNSQPYPTQVLTAPLEGGENGSARSALPSPKVSPNGRMPQGLLVTAMRNNTLRRASMPGGGAQLISSNAFTPPRNASYVHPLPGSTQALPTANGQPGRSGGPGRELSPIRDHDGELDPSLRGSVPATYVTGPSSTYASSMSGFLSVPEPDLGLSYTLNPGLPGVPFSPNSPLPNPTFSFGGAPSSGHSTPGGPGSLSISTEGVSMDKSDSQQQALFMALQRGRLGSIASVNSVNTTVTDGGTENGSELDWPSFMPPNGFDPDIRRASAPADLLHNIGLLGISSANAGQHSLSAGASNATSGTATFARPSPLGSAAFSHSNLEAHNASLTSSTPTIPGGPYIPANDSSPITNGSAVPSEGPSPAGIHTQMHSTLMPPPPLPNRSQPVYAGYTDMGSSQYDFGVDSLPSSVPSLPDPSAYVFGSASSTSGSASGSSGDLGFLSSEADLGFDLRGDDDKDQFAFLAELTNDLGSDGVNVLV